The sequence TGTTGGGATTTGGAATTTTGAAGAATGGGAAAGCTGTCTTCTTGGTCGGGGATCAAGAAGAAGCAATGAGGAAAACGACAAATGGGCTGAAAGTGATGGCTATTTGCTTTGTTGGGAAATCAAGAAGTCGCCAAATGTTGCAGCCTGTCTGGGGCTCGTTGGAGGGTGCGGGATGAGGCAACAGCGAGATCATTGAACAGCGGGAGCAGGACTAACGCGTGGATGGTCTACGTTGGCTGAGAGATAGACAAGAAATGGACGTCGGCGGACTGATGCTTGAACTTGAATCACAAAGCGATCGGACGAGAAAGGCACGTTGACGGACTGAGGCAAATAAAGTTTGCAAGACTGGGTCGCTTGGGAAGACGACAGTACAGAGAATTTCGGGTAAGGCTGTGAGAGCGGACAAAACTTGTCGGAGAGCAAATGGACAGGGTTCCGGTGAGACAAGGCTTGTTTGAGAGCTAATGAGACTGGACAGAAACGATGTTTCGGTGAGACAAAATTGGACGAGGAGCTAACAAAGACGTGATAGAACAAAGGTCCGGCAAAACAAGGCTCATCGGAGAGCTAACAAAGACGCGGCGAGGATCGACCGGCATCTGATATCATGATAGACAAGATATGAAGGAACAAATTGAATAATCTTCATTAGGGTAACAACCCATATATATACACGAATGAAATATACgagtatgtatatacacataaatataatatatgaatacagGTATTATATATACTACTCTAACAatatatattgagagagagaaagaggggtATATAATCAACAAACAACCCCATAAATTTATCCAAAATTAGAATGCGCTCATGGCCAGACCATTCCAATAATATAAATGCCGGGATGCACTAGGTAGGCTCATGAGAAGTCAATCTTCTTGTGATTCACATTAATTAATGTGAGGCATTGGGGTTCGCTCATCTTGTCggggaaatatatatatatatatatatatatatatatatatatatataaacccttaCTCTAAAAGTaacttattttgaattaaaaaaaactttattacaAATACAAACCTCATAATTCATGTTAAATATTTGACATATTGCTATCCTGTTTTGTGTATAATATTCGTGCTTCACCagcaaaaattcaaattttaacttATGTAATGTGAGAATGTGTATTATTGAATTTACTATCACCCTCTACACATGTATCCACAATAACATGTGACTTGTTAatgatttgttaaaaatatatatatatatatatatatatatatatatatatatattattattatcactcaATCACATCTTTAATGGTTAAATTATCTAAATGTCTGATACTTATATCACTTAACAATCTATTAAACTCttacattaaattatatactataatagttataataatataatatggaGCCATGATCATTTCAATTATTTaccatatatattttgttattaatatatttgtcaGTAAAAATAtccaattatttaataaattaattatataatataataaaaatttatattttcaaaataaattaatttaaatattcttaaaaatataaaaatctataaaaatcaCTACAAGAAACTGCTTAATTAGAAACAGaaatttagcaacggaattaTTCTGTTACTAATTCGCAACGAATCAACAACGGATTACTTATCCGTTTTAATTTTGGAAACAAACTTTACATCTGTTTCAAAGTTTGAAACGTGAGTTTTGTCCGTTGCTAATTTGTTACTAATTTACAAACGGATTACAAATCCGTTTGTAAATTAGTAACGGATTACAAATCTGTTTTTAATATTAGCAACGGAATATAATTCTGTTGGTAATTTAGAAACGGAAAgaaattccgttgctaaatttatatttttattaaaaaatattttttttctttaaaatgatttagataaaatgataaaaatattaatagtgcattgttaattttgaaaaaattatttaatcctTGATtgctaaaaaattaaaataatttattaaattgatgaagaaataaaaagaaatttaatttaaattaaattacattactttaaaattacatattaattaaattatattaataataaaatttgaataatttgggagattttaaaaataaaaagaaaaataaaatttagatagTTTTAAAATTAGGATGATttggataaaataaaaattttaaaaaatatttcatatgtaAATCCAAcccttctttaaaaaaataaataaataaataaataaattaattaattaattaaattgaatacCTAGCATTATACTTCCTAGAGTGATCTAATGGATTACACCTAATGTTTTtctgttaggtctataattttTGTCATGCACTTTAGGTGGATATGTAATCTCTGTTGCTTATATTCTTttagctttatttatttttatttctatttcttttgtgtCCTACTTGTTTTTGGAAGcttatatgttaatttttattttaacaaattatgatttatatttctttataatatatatatatatatattgaaaaaaaaagaatgggaACCATCATTGAGTATTTATGGCCACCCAACCCgccttcttttaaaaaaaaacaaaatttgaagtCCTAGCACTACACTTCGGAGAGTAATTTGATTGGTTCCTcttccttatatttttttttttttcggttaGCTCTATAATTTATATCATGTATATATCTTTGGTGGATATGGAATTTATgttgattaaattttattttttttcactgtattattttttatttctctttctatTGTGTCATACTTGTTTTTTAAGCTcatatgctattttttatttttaataaattattatttttttaaaaaaattgtatgaatAACGATTTTATTCAAATAGTAAAATAAGTACAAAGACAAAAGAGAACAAAGAAACAATTCTGATCCAGATGAACTGGAAAGACATCATCAGCAATAATTCACtttcaaaaaaaagaaagggataTACAAAGAGCACTAGAACAAAGACTGACTCAaaatcaaaaaaacaaacagcATCTAAAAATGTCAAAGGCCTCTAGCAGCTAACAAAGAGATGAAGGTGAATCACTCTCTAAGTTATAGTTTAtctattgttataatatatatatatatatatatatatatatatatatataaatggatcTATCATTGAGTACTTGATGGCCACCAAACCCTTCATAAATAGCATAACCCTGATTGAGCATTGAGTCAATAAAATTACCATAAAATGAATGGGACCTTAAGTCCCTAACTTCTATATATATCAGCCAACATGATCGATCTGTTAGTAAAATAAACTTATATTATGTCTATGCTTAATAGCTTATTTTGAGATGTGTTTTTTAAATCATATGGTGTATGTTAAGTTGGTTGTCTTGAGATATGTGTCTTTTGATCTAGTACTTGTAAACTTATAAAGTGTTTATAAAGTTAACAGGAAGAAAGGGAATGATGGAATGTGTGTGATTGCTGCCCTCTTTTCTATTTGCAGAATATTGTGACCttcttcatcaacatagatGCAGAACTTCATCAATTCCTCTTCTCCTTTGTTGGCAGATCTGTAGATGCAACCAAAGCTTGGTTTGTTCAAGAGGATACACTAAATCTGGTGCACTCTATGCCTTAATTGCTTCTTGTTCTATATTTTAATTGACAATTTGTTTCATCCAAAGTGAGAACAAGTTAGAGTTTTTATTAGTAAGCTTGTGTACATCTGAGATAAGTTGTGTTCTTCTCTCAACACGATCAACCTCACCACCAAAAAATGGATCTCACCCTCTGTCACatgatcatcatcttcattgttCTCATTCTCATCACCAAACTGTATCTCCATGTCCACTTGTCCAAACCCTTTGCTCTCCCCATACTCGGCCACCTCCACCTTCTCCGAAGCCCCATACACCAATCTCTCGCCCACCTCGCCAGAGCTCATGGCCATGTTCTTCGTCTCCGCTTCGGCTCCCGCCCGGTCCTCGTCGTCTCCTCGCCGTCCGCCGCCGAACACTGCTTCACCAAGAATGACATCATCTTCGCTAACCGTCCCCGTATTCTTCCCGCCAAATATTTGGGCTATAACTTCACCTCCCTTGTGTTCTCCCCCTTCACTGCTCGCTGGCGGGCTCACCGGCGTTTCACCGCGCTTCATGCCTTCTCTCCTTCTTGCCTCTCTGATAACTTCTCGTCAGAGCTCCGTTTTCTTCTCCGTGGACTATACTCCGACCACACACAAGGGTTTCACAAGACTGAGATAAGGTCTTGGTTCTTTGACTTGACACTGAACTTGATGATGGGGATGATCACAGGGAAGAGATTTCAAGGGGAGGAGAAGAGAAAGCTTAGAAAAGTTCTAGAGGAGATGTTTTTCTTGAGTGGAGCTACATCATTGGAGGACTTTGTGCCATTAGTTAGATGGTTTGGGTTTAGTACCATGAGAAAGAGGTTGGAGAGGGTGGGAAAGGAGATAGATGAAACTTTACAGGAGTTGGTATTAGAGGAAAGGAGCAAGCTGAGAAAGGGTGATCATGGAGAAGAGATGAAAACAATCATTGGTAACTTGTTAACAATGCAAGAGAAAGAGCCAGAGCACTACACAGACATTGATATCAAAGGGATTTTATCGGTACTATATATATCTTCATCTTTTCCATTGTAAATATTAGTCTCAAGCTAATAGTACGCTAGTACTGTTGTTTTGCAGTCATTGATTACTGGAGGAACGGAGACAACGTCAGGGACGATGGAATGGGCAATGGCCTTGCTGGTTAACCATCCAGAGGTATTGAAGAAGGTTAGAGATGAGATTGAAGAACATGTGGGACATGACCGTTTAGTTATGGACTCTGATATCACTAAGCTTAAGTATCTCAACAATGTTATCAAGGAAACTCTTAGGCTTTTCCCACCTGGGCCTTTGCTTGTGCCTCATGAATCATCGGAGGATTGCATTGTTGAAGGTGTATGTGTTCCTAAAGGAACCATGTTGTTAGTGAATGCTTATGCCATGCAACGTGATCCAGAGTTATGGGAGGATTCAATGGAGTTTAAGCCAGAGAGGTTTGATGAAGATCATCAGCAGGGTTTCAAGTACATACCTTTTGGATACGGAAGAAGAAGGTGTCCTGGAGAGAGCATGGGTTGGAAGGTGATGACATTGACTCTGGGTGGTTTAATCCAGTGTTTTGAGTGGGAGAGAGAGGGACAAAAGTTGGTGGACTTGACTGAAGGTGCAGGCCTTAGCATGCCCATGGCCACACCTCTGGAAATCATCTACAGGCCTTGTCCAGAGATGTTAGATGTTTTATCTCAACTCTAATTAGTAAATGTTTcattttactttgttttaatttgttgtggtgtctttatttataaaaaataattccgGAATTTACTTCTGTTATAATCTTTGTGAACTccgtaataaaaaaaaaggtcttacaatagtgataataataataaaattcttgaaCTCCTAAAAATATACACCAGCTCATTCACACTCGTTAAACATTAAGTTTTCTATTCGAAAGTTTGGGTTGGTGGAAAGCTAACAAAGtatgacaaaaaaattataaaagaactAAAGTTTCCCACGTTAATGGTGTTGATGGTACCTTCTTTTTCGCTACATAGtacatacacacacatgtatatatttcttattatcaTATTGTTAGTCAATGGCCAAACAACATGGCCAACCAACCATGACTACAAATAATAAGTACACACCAAACCTAACTTTATAAACAATGGAAGCTAGAGAGCAGCAGAATGCAAGCTAACCATTAATCCAAAAGAGACATGGAGCTGAGTTTCTACCACATGTTCATCATCTCCATAGCTCTCATCCTCTTAACCAAACGGTATCTCCAAATCCACTTTTCCAAACCTCTGGCTCTCCCCATCCTCGGccacctccacctcctccaATCCCCTGTCCACCAATGCCTCACCAAACTCACCCAAAAGCATGGCCACATCCTTCACCTCCGCTTTGGTTCCCGCCCAGTCCTCCTCATCTCCTCCCCCTCCGCCGCCAAAGAATGCTTCACCAACAATGACATCATCTTCGCCAACCGCCCTCTCATGCTCGTCAGCAAGCACTTCGGCTACAACAACACCTCCGTTGGCGCCGTCCCTTACGGCCAACACTGGAGAGAACTCCGACGTTTCATGGCTATTCACGCTCTATCTCCTTCTCGTCTCCCATCCTTCTCTTCCGAAGTTCATTCTCTTGTCCTCAAACTATACTCCGGCGCTGGCGAGGGTTACAAATACTTTAAGAAAGCGGAAGTGAGGGATATGATGTTTGAGTTGATGATGAACGTGATCTTGGGATTGATAGCTGGAAAGAATTATTATGGAGAGGGATGTGGAGATCCAGAGGAGGGGAAGAGGTTTAGAAAGGTGGTTGAAGAGGTGTTCTTGTTGAGTGGTGCTTCAACGTTGGAGGACTTCATCCCTGTTGTGAGGTTGTTGAGAATTGGTGGAGCTGAGAAGAGGATGGAAAGAGTGGGGAAGGAGTTGGATGAGTTTTATCAAGAGATTATAGAGGATAGGAGAAGAGTGGGAAAGTGGAAGGAGTATGTTGATGGTCATGATCAAGAGAAGAAGGGTAATATTATTGATGTCATGCTTGCCATGCAAGAGAAAGATACGAACAATTACTCTGATGTTTCCATCAAGGGGATGATGACGGTAATGTATTCATGTACTCTGTTTTCCCCTGTTTTTGAACATTCATGCATGTTAAGTTATACTACTAATTTTGGGTACTCGTATGAAGTTCTTAAGGTCAAGATCAGATCATTCATAATAGGAAATGAGTCGACATTGGTTATGATGAATTGATGATGATTATGGTATAGCTCTAGCTTTAGGAGAgtgatataatattatttttcttatttaattatcaacattcatgcatttatttttgcAGAAATGAGAGTGCTGCCATTAAAATAAAGGTATAGAATACAATAATTCGATGCAGGAAAACAAGTTTGAGTTTGGTAGTGTTTAGATGATCAGTACCTGACTAATTATCATGATtaacatttattaaaatatttgttttcgTTTGTGGAATACAATGTATCAACAATTTGACCCTGATCATCATTATATCATGCCCACCATCCAAATAATTCAACCctcatcaacattttttttgtctgtttttaaatgttaattcaaAGCACTATTAACATTATTATTCTTGCCAAATAAACTGTGCCTTCTTTTAAGTTCTTACACATGATGATAAATAAACAGTCATTGCTAGTGGCTGGGACTGAGACAACAGCAGGGACAATGGAGTGGGTAATGGCCCTTCTTCTCAACAATCCAAATGCACTAAAGAAAGCCAAAGCTGAGATCAAAGAACAAGTAGGACACAGTCACTTGATCAAGGACTCAGATATCTCTAAGCTTCACTACCTTGACAATGTTATCAAAGAAACCCTAAGACTTTTCCCTGCAGGGCCTTTACTTGTTGCACATGAATCATCACAGGATTGTACCGTGTTGGGTTCACACATTCCCAAAGGAACCATGCTCTTAGTCAATGCTTATGCCATTCAAAGGGACAATCAACTTTGGGACAATCCATTAGAGTTCAAGCCTGAAAGGTTTGACAGTGCTGATCATGTACTTCATGGAGATGAAGGCTATAAGTACATACCGTTTGGGACTGGGAGAAGAAGGTGTCCTGGAGaaaacttggcttggaaggtCATGGGATTGACTCTTGGTGCTTTGATTCAGTGCTTTGAATGGGAGAGAGTGGGACAAGAATTGGTGGATTTAAGTGAAGGCATGGGGCTTAGTATGCCCATGGCTAAACCCTTGCAAGCGATGTATAAGCCTTGCATGGACATGCATGCTGTATTTtctcaattataaaatatttcaatactATGTTTGcaatataatgtaaaatttaccaaaagattaaattttttGCAATAATTAAGCATTACAGTTTAATACATTTATTCATGTGTTTCCAGGAACAAATTGAGTTATGTAGCAAGAAGAAAAGGTTTAGAATGTTTTGAGATTGATAAGATTTACATTGTTTGAGAGAAGAAAATGCCTCATTCCTTGATGATATGTTCATACACCAACATGATGATACTTGATTTTGAacattcattatttatattagtGAAATATATAAGCTTAGATATTATATCAGATTGTAGGATCCTTGATAGGGCATTGAGAAACTGGTCTAAAACAAGATTAGTAGGATTTAAAATACTCACACAAATGTTGGAGGGTTGGTATACAGCTGAAGTTTAGTGTTTGATGTGCACATAActaatgttttataaaaagagagtttagtaaaaattaatttaacctAAACGTTTTTTCATTCTAGAAgtctactttattaaaaaaaataatgattttgtataatagaaattttacttcatatttgttcacataaaaaatactaattagAGAGCTTCTAAAACTCCCTTGATGCTACAATTATTTCTAATATATGCATTTGATTGACAAACCTAATTCGATAAAACAACTGTCATACTTTAATTGTGTTCTATTTTGTCTGTCTTCCagttttgttgttttatatattaactttggtttggtttgttcTCAGCTATAAATAGttcttgtaaaaataaataaatgaacaaatatcATAATTGTCTTCTGCCAAAGTTTAACAACACTATTAGATTTCATTGGCTTTTATATtagctattttttaaatattttaacttaATTGAAATGATAAATTTGATGTAAGTTTtgctaaatataaatatgacatttgttacgtgagttcaattttttttaataaggtgaataaaccacaaatttattgaaaaaaaatatatgtttgattttgtaattaatGAACAAATTACAGTTTTtccttaacaaaattaaaatatataacttttttttaaacattattttatttttgaatgtatttttaaaaataagaatgggttcattaaatttgtggtttattttgAATGTATTTCTAAAGATAAAATACGGTTTAATAAAACtgtaatttatctaaattttttttaataaaaacaaatgtatGTGATTTACGACGAGGGGAAGTCccatttgattttgataatattgtAGAAATGGGCACAAGATCCTTTTTGATGTGAGAACTTGAGCCATAAgttgaaaatttagaaaaacaGGGTCCAAGGGATGTAATTGGTTGATCccggatttttttttatttatttcattttataggtttttttttatttgtttatttaaaaaatttataaaacattagatattatttttttaattttatttttgtatttaatgtatttctataatttataataaatcatATACAATTCAActatacattatttttaatataatttttttataaattctaaattattaattaattttataaaatttttagaccatacaaattaattaaaataggtaaataaaaatcttaaaaatactGTAGAAGTGGACACCACAACCTTTTTGATGTTGTAACTTGAGCCACCAGTTGAAAAGTTTGGATCTAtcctttcaataaaaaacacaGCAGAGGGCCTGCCGCGGGGGACACGTCccatttgattttgataatgttGTATAAGTGGGCACCACATCCTTCTTGAAGTAGGAACTTGAGCCACACTGTGTAAAGCTTGCATCACACTAATGGATATAATTAGTTTTAtccaaatatagaaataaaatatatataaattaaaatatgaaataaagaaaatttatttatttgactatggactttttatttattctaataaatttttctgataaaatattattttctaccTTCATTTTTTATAACCAGTTTCATTTCATCCCTTCTGTCAtttttagaagtttgaattCTGTTTgataacatataaatttaaatagattcATCAAATAGTAAGTGGatacatcaaaaattaaaaagtaaaattaaaaattgaaggtgatttaaaaatagtaaatctGAAGTATGAAAACtaaatagaaaaactaaaaattgaacGTGATGTGAATATAGTAAAACTGAGTTACTTTAttgaacttaaaaataattttaaaaaaaataactttcaaaaaaatttgaaaaaattaaagatttttttgaCTGATAATATTTTTTGGAACTTTTGAGTAGTttctcaaagaaaaaacaaaaaaaaaatgatgatgatcgATGATAATGAGGTAGCAACACATCTACTTTGGTAGTCTTGTAATTGATAGCTTGGCCACCAATGACTCAACTTTCTTTGCATTACTcgacaaaattatttaaaaaacagtataaaattttaatctaaaatattgTGTATATAATTAGAGAGATGTCTATCATCTCATAATTTGGTCACAGCCTTAACATGTTtgtcacaatattttttttaaaaaatttatggattaaaaagttaaaaattaacttttaaatttaacaaagaaatattaattattaattaaaacacgTATTTCTAAATTACCTTCATGTTTCATGTGATTGTGATAtgcaattcaataaaaaataactagcATATCAACAATGATCTTCTAAATAACATTTTTACttcaaattatataaacaaattttttatctaCTATCAATCTATCATATATGGTTGATGGCCGGCCAGCTCACCCTTTAAATTAAGCGAAGTAggtttcaaataatttttttttttttataaattttaaaatataaaatgtatttaaaaaataactcaaatctGTTCAGTGAGTGCATGTGAGTAGATgctctataaaaataaaaacaacattgCCCATGCAAAGCTAGCAACCAAAGTGAACAAAAGGGTACTACTAAAGCTACTTTATTCCTATAATGGAGAACACCACCATCATCCTCTACACAGTCCTCACCTTCATCctcaccttcttcttcctctccggCCATGGCCGGTGCCGGAAACGGCGTCAACCCCACCCTCTCCCTCCAACCGGCCCTCTTCCACTCCCAATCATAGGCCACCTCTACCTCCTAAAACAAAACCCCCACCAAATCCTAGCCACCATCTCTTCCAACCATGGCCCCATTCTTCTCCTccgcttcggcacttgccctgTTCTTCTTGTCTCCTCTCCGGCCATCGCCGAGGAATGCTTCACCAAGAACGACATCATCTTGGCCAACCGTCCCCAACTTCTTGCCGGCGTTTACTTAGGTAATattcttaattaaaaagattattaattatttaaacattttatatattgttctcatatttcttattattatttttttaatattatcagCTTACAACCACACCACATTGGACTCCACAAACTACGGCCCTTACTGGCGCAATCTCCGGCGCATCGCTGCCGTTGAGTTCTTCTCTCCGGCACGCATCTCTTCTCTCTCCTACTTACGTAGCCAAGAAGTTCATCACCTTTTACGTGACCTCTATCATCATGGTTCAGAAGAGATTTGCATGAGAGAAAAGCTGAGTGCTTTGTCTTTGAATGTGACGGCGATGATGTTGATAGGGAAGAGGTATGGAGGGGATGATGAAGAAGGGGTGAAGCTCAGGAGGGTGATTGAGGAGGTGTGCTTGTTGGCTGGTTCATCAGCCATGGAGGACTTCTTGCCGTTTCCAAAGTTTGTAGGGTTTGTGACTGGGTTGAACAGAAGGATGGTGAGGTTGGAGAAGGAGATGGATGCGTTGTTTCAGAGTTTGGTGGATGAACGGCGCCGGCGCCGGAGTGATTGTGTGagcgaggaggaggagaagaagaagaagccggTGATTGATGTGTTGTTGGAGATGCAGGAGATGGAGCCAGAGTACTACACTGATGTCTTCATTAAAGGTTTCCTTGAGGTGagtttcaagttttttttactgtttgtttttttttaatatattcatttatttttattgaggaaatttttgttaattagatcttgtattttaatttacgctttttttttttactgtggCACCCTCATGATTTATTGTCACCGAGTATGTTCTTATTTTAACCAAATAGATGAGTTTGAACATCGCAGGATAATTAGTACACAACTATATTGATGCTATTAACTTCACCTTTATATATATGTCTTGAGGAGtaatttatatgtattttgccgaaaaaacatatatataaacagtgagattttcaaagttttaatcaattaaatttagaGTATATTTTCGTTGATACTtaatttaagtatatattaacATACACGAATTAGTTACAATAAGTTATTCGTTTTTATGACCAATTCATTTTGATGAAATTCTATGTCAAACTAAGCCTGCGTGTCCCAATAAAATGTGCCTagtgtttttaaataattaataatattaataatattttaattataaaaaaattattgatgttattaaaacttaattattgATCCTCATAAATCCTTAAGTAAATTTCACTCCAAGCCAACCGCCCCTAAACCTATTAGCACACCCGAACTCGTGACCTGTTGACTTCTTCAAGGGTGGTCAAGGATTCGAATCCTCCATCCATTTAAtgccaaaaacttaaaaaaaccaGCACCACGGAACAAGGTGGATAGAGCTAGGTCCATGGATGAGATTTGGGTGTAGATAtcttaacatatatatttattgaactACTATATTTATTACctcaaaaatacaattaaaagaaaGTGAGGCGTAGTGCTAATGTTTAGTGATGATCATCATGTTCATAAACTCAAAAGCTGAAAACTAATGAATGAGAAGCTTGTGTGAATGGCAGACAATGATAATGGCAGGGACTGATACATCAGCAGGAACAATGGAGTGGGCAATGGCACTCTTGCTCAACCATCCAGAGGCCCTAAACAAAGCCAGAGATGAGATATCCATGCACGTAGGACATGAACGCTTGATCACAGACACTGACATCCCCAAGCTGACTCATCTTCACAACATCATCAAAGAGACCCTTAGACTCTTCCCTGCAGCACCTTTTCTAATCCCCCATGAGTCCTCTGAGGACTGCAATGTCTCAGGGTACCATGTTCCTAAGGGCACCATGCTTTTAGTTAATGTGTATGCTATGCAAAGAGACCCTGGGATTTGGGGTGATGACCCTGTGAAGTTCATGCCGGAGAGGTATGGAGAGGGAGATCATGGAGTAGGAGTTCAAGTTAAGGGTAGTGGTTATAGTTACATGCCCTTTGGGGCAGGGAGGAGAAGATGTCCTGGTGAGAGTTTGGCTTGGAGGTTGATGGAGTTGACACTGGGGACTTTGATTCAGTGCTTTGAGTGGGGTAGGGTggg comes from Dioscorea cayenensis subsp. rotundata cultivar TDr96_F1 chromosome 15, TDr96_F1_v2_PseudoChromosome.rev07_lg8_w22 25.fasta, whole genome shotgun sequence and encodes:
- the LOC120276724 gene encoding cytochrome P450 81Q32-like translates to MDLTLCHMIIIFIVLILITKLYLHVHLSKPFALPILGHLHLLRSPIHQSLAHLARAHGHVLRLRFGSRPVLVVSSPSAAEHCFTKNDIIFANRPRILPAKYLGYNFTSLVFSPFTARWRAHRRFTALHAFSPSCLSDNFSSELRFLLRGLYSDHTQGFHKTEIRSWFFDLTLNLMMGMITGKRFQGEEKRKLRKVLEEMFFLSGATSLEDFVPLVRWFGFSTMRKRLERVGKEIDETLQELVLEERSKLRKGDHGEEMKTIIGNLLTMQEKEPEHYTDIDIKGILSSLITGGTETTSGTMEWAMALLVNHPEVLKKVRDEIEEHVGHDRLVMDSDITKLKYLNNVIKETLRLFPPGPLLVPHESSEDCIVEGVCVPKGTMLLVNAYAMQRDPELWEDSMEFKPERFDEDHQQGFKYIPFGYGRRRCPGESMGWKVMTLTLGGLIQCFEWEREGQKLVDLTEGAGLSMPMATPLEIIYRPCPEMLDVLSQL
- the LOC120278074 gene encoding cytochrome P450 81Q32-like encodes the protein MELSFYHMFIISIALILLTKRYLQIHFSKPLALPILGHLHLLQSPVHQCLTKLTQKHGHILHLRFGSRPVLLISSPSAAKECFTNNDIIFANRPLMLVSKHFGYNNTSVGAVPYGQHWRELRRFMAIHALSPSRLPSFSSEVHSLVLKLYSGAGEGYKYFKKAEVRDMMFELMMNVILGLIAGKNYYGEGCGDPEEGKRFRKVVEEVFLLSGASTLEDFIPVVRLLRIGGAEKRMERVGKELDEFYQEIIEDRRRVGKWKEYVDGHDQEKKGNIIDVMLAMQEKDTNNYSDVSIKGMMTSLLVAGTETTAGTMEWVMALLLNNPNALKKAKAEIKEQVGHSHLIKDSDISKLHYLDNVIKETLRLFPAGPLLVAHESSQDCTVLGSHIPKGTMLLVNAYAIQRDNQLWDNPLEFKPERFDSADHVLHGDEGYKYIPFGTGRRRCPGENLAWKVMGLTLGALIQCFEWERVGQELVDLSEGMGLSMPMAKPLQAMYKPCMDMHAVFSQL
- the LOC120276668 gene encoding cytochrome P450 81Q32-like — encoded protein: MENTTIILYTVLTFILTFFFLSGHGRCRKRRQPHPLPPTGPLPLPIIGHLYLLKQNPHQILATISSNHGPILLLRFGTCPVLLVSSPAIAEECFTKNDIILANRPQLLAGVYLAYNHTTLDSTNYGPYWRNLRRIAAVEFFSPARISSLSYLRSQEVHHLLRDLYHHGSEEICMREKLSALSLNVTAMMLIGKRYGGDDEEGVKLRRVIEEVCLLAGSSAMEDFLPFPKFVGFVTGLNRRMVRLEKEMDALFQSLVDERRRRRSDCVSEEEEKKKKPVIDVLLEMQEMEPEYYTDVFIKGFLETMIMAGTDTSAGTMEWAMALLLNHPEALNKARDEISMHVGHERLITDTDIPKLTHLHNIIKETLRLFPAAPFLIPHESSEDCNVSGYHVPKGTMLLVNVYAMQRDPGIWGDDPVKFMPERYGEGDHGVGVQVKGSGYSYMPFGAGRRRCPGESLAWRLMELTLGTLIQCFEWGRVGEEMVDLSEGDGLTMPMAKPLKAICKPRSNMIHLLSQL